The following is a genomic window from Sphingobacterium spiritivorum.
CTTCTGAACTCTTTTCAATTTTTCAAGAAGATTTAGTATCTGGTCATGATTTCCTGTACTTTCCATGTATGCCAGCGTCTCAAATTGGTTAACCCATTCCCCATCTTTTACCAAAAGCTGAACTATACTTCCTGCTATCTTATTTACGACGGACTTGGGAGCATTATCTGTCGTAATTTTCATCGTCGCAGTGATCATTTGCGGATACCGTATAAAAGCGGTCATGCCAAAAAGCATCAGCAATGTCAGAAATATAAAGGAAATCCCTCTTTTCAATAACCAGGAGGGGGGACGTGCAATAATATCCTGCATATCCTCACTATGAATATCCGTGTCGCCAAAACTTTGCTTAATCATAATCAGCTATTTTAATTACCCAGTTCCAGTTGATTTTTAACCAGTTCATAATATTGCCCTTTAAGGGCAGTCAGTTCATTATGGTTTCCCTGTTCTACAATTGATCCTCGATCCAGTACAATAATATTATCCGCATTTTTAACTGTACTCAACCTGTGTGCGACAATGATTACTGTCCGATTTTCAAAGAAACTCTTCAGATTCTCGATGATGACTCTTTCGTTATTGGCGTCCAGTGAATTAGTAGCCTCGTCCAGAAAAATATAATCCGGTTGTTTGTATACAGCTCTGGCGATTAGTAAACGTTGTTTCTGGCCCTGACTGATTCCTTTGCCGGCTGCACCTATTTTTGTTGCTAAACCAAAAGGTTGCTCCGCAATAAAGTCCTCGAGATTAGCCACTGTAATCGCTTTACGTAATAAATGCTCATTCACAAGCTCGTCACCCAATGCTATATTATTCGCTATCGTATCTGAGAAAATCACATTATCCTGAAGCACACTTCCACAAGAGTTTCTCCAGATGTAATGAGATATGTGTTGCAGGTTTTTACCGCCTACTGTTACCTCCCCTTTCTCATACTGATAGAAACGCATCAGAAGCTTCAGTATAGTAGTCTTGCCACTTCCGCTCATTCCGACAATCGCCGTTGTCTTACCGGATGGAAAAGTGAGATTAAGACTGTTGAATACAGGTTCATTTCCGGCTCCGTAATATCGGAAAGTCAGATTTTTGATCACTATGGTCTTGTCCTCAGGAAGCGTTGTGATATAATCATTGGCCGGATTTTCCTCAGCTTCACTTTCATATATTTCGTTTAGTCTTTCCAGACTCATCTTCGCATCCTGATAAGATTCCATAAATCCAAGCAACTGCTCCACAGGATTACTCACCATACCTACGATGTACTGAATAGCCATCATCCCCCCAAGCGTAATATCGCCATCAATAGCTGATTTGGCGCTGATATAGGTTATCAGAATTCCCTTAATCTGATTGATAGCCATGGACCCTATAGACTGATATTGGGAAATAGCCAGACTCCTGACTTTAAACTTAAAAAGTCTGGCCTGAAGAGCCTCCCAGCCCCATCGTTTTTGTTTTTCCGAATTATTCAGTTTGATATCCTTGATACTTTGAATCATCTCCACCATATAGGTTTGATTTTCTGAAGAGATCTTAAACCTTTTGTTATCCAGTTCTCGTCTATAGCGCATAAAAAAGAGTATCCAAAGCGTATACAATAGCGTAGAGACAAAGAAAACTACAAAAATGAGCTGATCATAGATAATCAGTATGGTACCAAAGACTAACATATTGACCAGTGAAAACAGCGTATTTAATGTACTGCCCGTTAGAAAAGTTTCTATACGCTGTTGATCACTCATTCGTTGCATTATATCCCCATGTGTCTTGATATCAAAAAAACTCATCGGCAATTTCATAATCCTGATCAGCAGATCCGTCAGAATAGAAATATTGACTCTGGTACTGACATGAAGCATTATCCAGGAACGAATAAAGGATACAGAAGTACTCCCTACAAACAGCATCAGTTGGGCAATCAGTATCATATTGATAAAGCTGATATTCCTGGTATTGATACCAATATCTACTACGGATTGGGTCAGAAAGGGAGTAATAAGCTGCAGGAGCGTCCCTAATAACATTCCTAATAGGAGCTGGAAGAACAGTTTTTTATATTTAAAAAAATAGGTTATTATTCTCTCCCACTGCATATTGTTAGTGGAATCTTCTTCTTCAAGGCTATAAAATTCAGGCCCCGGACTCAACACCAGCGATAGCCCAGCATGCAGTTCTTTTGAGGAAAACCAATTGGCTGCGAATTCCTTTTCATCATAACTGATTAACCCGGCTCCGGGATCTGACAGATAATATTTTTTATTCGTAATCCGATAAAGTACGACAAAGTGATTTTGGTTCCAGTGCAGGATACAGGGTAATTCTATTTCTTTAAGTTGATCCAGATTCAGACGTACCCCATATGTACGAAAACCCGACTTCTCAGCTGCCTCAGATATTCCCAAAAGATTGACTCCGTCTTTTGTCGTATAACACAATTTCCTGATTTTATGAATAGATACAGCCCGTCCATAAAATTTGAAAATAATCCGCAGACAGGTGGCACCACAGTCCATCTGATCCATTTGTGTGTAATGTGGAAATCGCTTTTTCAATTTTTAGGATTCTTCGGGTTTTATTATACAGATGTATTACTATAAGTTGGTTCGTTACTCATCGCCTTGAATAGTACAAGCCTTTAATTTCTCCTTTATCTGATAGATCTTATCCAGTTTTTTCATACTGTTTTCAAAGAGCAAACTATACCGCGCCGTATCCAATCCAGGTACAGGTATATCTGAATATCCAAAATCTTTATGAACAGAGATAAAAGGATAAAATATCATTTTATGACTAGTCATATGCGAGAATTTTAGATCGGCTGCATCCTCAGCTCCGAAAGGTTCCGAAAGTATTTCATCAAAAAAACTTTTGAAAATAATAGTAAATTGTGTGTATTGAAAAAAATCTACCCAACATCGGTTTGTGCTCAGTGGAATAGCCTGATTAAAATTGCTTACTCCTCCTAATAAAATCTTAGCTCCTTCTTCATTGGATTCAATAATATTACGAAAGAGTATTTCCTTCGTGTAATCTGAGGTAAACTTATGATCGTCTTCACACAGTATCATTACATCATCATCATTATCTTTTGCCATTTTCACAGCCTTAACAATACTCATCCAAAGCCCATAATTTCCCCTTTCATGCTTACAAGCTTCAATAATTGTAATATAAAATTCGGACTTATCTTTGAACTGAGTCATACTATGTTTTAATCTATCCTTTCTTTCAGGAAGATTGATAAGATATACAGGGATTACTAATTCTTCATACATAACTCAAAATTTAAGATTATAAAATTTACGGACAGTATCCATGTGATCCAATTTAAGCTCGCTATGGATAAACAATTCGTTTACATAACCTTCTTCTGAATTTCTGGAGGTGACATCAGAATAACCAAATTCCCGCTGTACAGAAACAAAGGGGAACATAACATACTTACTCTCTGTAAGCTCTGCAATCTTAAAATCGGCATTTTCGTGCGCATCAAAGGTTGCATTCAATATGCAATCGAAAAAAGAACTGTACATAATTACAAACTGTGTCGCATTAAAACTATTAATCCAGAAAAGATTTGGGTGAACCTGCGTCATATAGTCAAACCAACTTATCCCCCCCAGTAGAATATTGGCTCCAAATCTTTCACCCCTTTCTATATTCTTTAGCAACTGATTGTAATTATAGTTCTCTGTAAACTGATGATCATCTTCACAAATTATTATCAGATCTTCACCCTTTTCCTTAGCCAGTTTTACAACCGCTGTTATACTTTTCCAAAGCCCTACTGCACCTATAGCATCCCGGATAGCTTCAAATAAAAATATCTCAAATTCAGGCTTATCTTTAAATTCATTAAGGATATGCGTTTGTCTGTCGATCCTTTCTTTTAGATTGATAATGTATACAGGTATTTTAAAGTCATGCATAGATTTAATATAATTTATTCCTTTAGCGCATTTTCAATCCACTCAATTGCTTTTTCATTTCCCATATAACCACCAAGACTTTTTTGAGACAATTCGCCCCTTTTGTTAAAAATCAAATAGCTCGGAATATATTTTACACCGTATGTGTCTGATATTAAGGACAATTGGTTATTGTAAAGATAATAATGTTCTCCTTCGAAAAGATTGACATAATTATTCCATCCGGTATAATCAGAGGTTTCATCGGTCAGGTAAACAAAAATTACATCATCACGATCAGCGAATCTCTTCTTTACTCCCTTGATTTTATCAAATGCTTCAATACATGGTCCACACCAAGTAGCCCAAAAATCCACAATAATAACCTTATCTTTATATTTTGCTATAATGTCATTCATAACCAGTATTTTGCTTTTTTCAAAAGCAAAATAGTATTTACCCGATTTCTTAGAATTTACAGTATTATAGTTCTGAACATTAATATCATTCTGATACAGGATATAGTTAACAAGATCTCTGTTTTCTAAAAAAGATATAATATTAAATTTATCTTCATCAGATAATGATAAACCATTATTTATTTGTCCTATATAGGCATTTGCGACCATCATATCTAAGAATAAATTTTCATCCTGAGAAAAATAACGCCCAAAAATATTCTTCAATAAATTCTTGTACACCTTAATTCCTACTGTACTAATCAATGGTAGTTTAAGCAAAGAATCTTGTCGGATACTACTCAAAAGATTAAAATAAGAATCTGATGAAATAAGCGAAATTGTGTCTTGATATCGACTATCTATTATAGCATCATAATAGCTTTGATCGCGAGGAGGAATATACTTAAGGATGTCTAATGAATCTAAACCAATAGTCATATTATGAAGCTTAACTAAATCACTATAATCCTTTATCAAAGAATATATATAAAAGTCCTTTATACCCCTTTTATATTGCATTTTAAGTTGATCAGATTTGACATTTACACTTAATTTTTCTATCATCTCATCAACATTCTTAAGTCGGAAATCTCTAAAATCATTTGCCGTTTTAAAAGCGGCTTCTACGCCTTTTACTTTTAACATAGATTTATATCGATATTCAAAAGAATTCTTGATTAATGCGGGCAACAGATATGAATTATCAAAAAACTCTTTGAAACAACCTTCATATTTCATTTCAAAATCAATATAATTCTTAAAAAATATGCTTAAAATATCTGATTGATTTGGCAATAAAACAGAACTTATATACCGACCATTAATATTGAAATAAATAATAGTTGGTCCAAAAGTATAACATGACAATAAAAAAGTTGAATCATTAATGGTCTGAAATTTTTCTGGCTTTGCCTGTGATAGTGGGTTAGATATGTACGGAGTTGAAATATCAACTGAGTCCGGATAAGTCCCGGATAACTTTATCGTTAAAAAAGTGTATCCACTTTTTGTAAAATAGCTTTCCTGCGCATCTAACTGAAAAATTGACCCGTAAACAAGAATTAGTAGAACGATATATTTATTCATAAAAATTTCACTTAGCACGTTAGTAAGAAGCTTATTGCACATAAAAATATGTGCAATAAGCTGAAAGTATCCAAAATTTATTACATGCAACCGTATATTCCATGGTAATATCCACAGGTTCCGGGTCTGCAATCCGTAGTTACACAATATACTTGTCCCCCTCCCCTACATGGGACAGGACATCCTCCACTACCACCATTATCACGAAATCCACCCATAATCTGTTTTAGCTCATCACGTGAAAGAAGTTCTTCCGTTTTAATTGATTTTAAACTAATCTTTTTCATATTTTTATTTTTTTAAGTTTATGATGTCCCTTCACTCCGGGATATCGATCGGAGGGCCTTTTTCAGGGAACCTTCTGTGACCCGGATCTGCTTGCAATCTGCCCGGGTCTCTTTTCTACGTAGTATGTTATTCTTTATACTTATTTTCTGTGTAAAAAATATCCTTAAGCTTTTTCTGCAATTGTTCTCCTGTCAATTCTCTGGCTATAATCTTTCCTTCCGGATCTATCAGAAAACTATCAGGAATAGATTCAACAAAATATTGTTTAGCCACTGCATTCCGCAATCCTTTCAGATCAGATACATGAATCCAATCCAGTTTATCTTCCCGGATAGCTTTTAACCAGGCTTCCCGGGAATGATCCAACGATACTCCGATAATTTCAAAACCCAGGTCTTTATATTTTTGATAGGACGCTTTAAGTGAAGGATATTCTTTTCTACACGGACCGCACCAGCTTGCCCAAAATTCGACCAGTACATATTTACCCCTGTAATCTGTCAGAGATATAATATTACCAGAAGTATCCTGCTGCTCAAAAGAAGGAAATACCTGCCCCAGGCTGAGATTTTTCACTGATTCTAAACGCTTTCTTATTTCCCTGCCAGTATATGTATTCAACAGAGAATCATCAAAATTAGCCAGTTGCTCATTTATAAATCGATGATCCGGATTTGTTTTACGGGATTTAGTATACAAGAGATGCAGAGAATAATACAAATTTTTGTTCTTTTTGATAAAATCACTACTTACACTATCATATATTTGGGATACTACAAAATCAGTAAGCGATTCATTAGTACGACTCTTCCATTCTTTCAGAGCCTTATCACTATAATCATTGTATCTTCTATCCAGAATCTCAGTCTCCGAATTTATTACATCGGATTGTTTATCAACAGAGCTAAGGGTAAGTCCGCTTTTTCCCTTAACTAACCATCCTGTTTTACCTTTAAACAAAATTGTTTTACGAGGTTCTACCCATAAAGTGTAACAT
Proteins encoded in this region:
- a CDS encoding peptidase domain-containing ABC transporter, with the protein product MKKRFPHYTQMDQMDCGATCLRIIFKFYGRAVSIHKIRKLCYTTKDGVNLLGISEAAEKSGFRTYGVRLNLDQLKEIELPCILHWNQNHFVVLYRITNKKYYLSDPGAGLISYDEKEFAANWFSSKELHAGLSLVLSPGPEFYSLEEEDSTNNMQWERIITYFFKYKKLFFQLLLGMLLGTLLQLITPFLTQSVVDIGINTRNISFINMILIAQLMLFVGSTSVSFIRSWIMLHVSTRVNISILTDLLIRIMKLPMSFFDIKTHGDIMQRMSDQQRIETFLTGSTLNTLFSLVNMLVFGTILIIYDQLIFVVFFVSTLLYTLWILFFMRYRRELDNKRFKISSENQTYMVEMIQSIKDIKLNNSEKQKRWGWEALQARLFKFKVRSLAISQYQSIGSMAINQIKGILITYISAKSAIDGDITLGGMMAIQYIVGMVSNPVEQLLGFMESYQDAKMSLERLNEIYESEAEENPANDYITTLPEDKTIVIKNLTFRYYGAGNEPVFNSLNLTFPSGKTTAIVGMSGSGKTTILKLLMRFYQYEKGEVTVGGKNLQHISHYIWRNSCGSVLQDNVIFSDTIANNIALGDELVNEHLLRKAITVANLEDFIAEQPFGLATKIGAAGKGISQGQKQRLLIARAVYKQPDYIFLDEATNSLDANNERVIIENLKSFFENRTVIIVAHRLSTVKNADNIIVLDRGSIVEQGNHNELTALKGQYYELVKNQLELGN
- a CDS encoding TlpA disulfide reductase family protein is translated as MIVILRLFLFTLICFGLFPVLDYSQEYNKFTIKGIVDTVPFASYFISYYKNGVEIKDTITLDVNRKFKFTGNITEPSLLFMSIENKYDSTIVGPFTCYTLWVEPRKTILFKGKTGWLVKGKSGLTLSSVDKQSDVINSETEILDRRYNDYSDKALKEWKSRTNESLTDFVVSQIYDSVSSDFIKKNKNLYYSLHLLYTKSRKTNPDHRFINEQLANFDDSLLNTYTGREIRKRLESVKNLSLGQVFPSFEQQDTSGNIISLTDYRGKYVLVEFWASWCGPCRKEYPSLKASYQKYKDLGFEIIGVSLDHSREAWLKAIREDKLDWIHVSDLKGLRNAVAKQYFVESIPDSFLIDPEGKIIARELTGEQLQKKLKDIFYTENKYKE
- a CDS encoding TlpA family protein disulfide reductase yields the protein MNKYIVLLILVYGSIFQLDAQESYFTKSGYTFLTIKLSGTYPDSVDISTPYISNPLSQAKPEKFQTINDSTFLLSCYTFGPTIIYFNINGRYISSVLLPNQSDILSIFFKNYIDFEMKYEGCFKEFFDNSYLLPALIKNSFEYRYKSMLKVKGVEAAFKTANDFRDFRLKNVDEMIEKLSVNVKSDQLKMQYKRGIKDFYIYSLIKDYSDLVKLHNMTIGLDSLDILKYIPPRDQSYYDAIIDSRYQDTISLISSDSYFNLLSSIRQDSLLKLPLISTVGIKVYKNLLKNIFGRYFSQDENLFLDMMVANAYIGQINNGLSLSDEDKFNIISFLENRDLVNYILYQNDINVQNYNTVNSKKSGKYYFAFEKSKILVMNDIIAKYKDKVIIVDFWATWCGPCIEAFDKIKGVKKRFADRDDVIFVYLTDETSDYTGWNNYVNLFEGEHYYLYNNQLSLISDTYGVKYIPSYLIFNKRGELSQKSLGGYMGNEKAIEWIENALKE
- a CDS encoding glycosyltransferase family 25 protein; amino-acid sequence: MHDFKIPVYIINLKERIDRQTHILNEFKDKPEFEIFLFEAIRDAIGAVGLWKSITAVVKLAKEKGEDLIIICEDDHQFTENYNYNQLLKNIERGERFGANILLGGISWFDYMTQVHPNLFWINSFNATQFVIMYSSFFDCILNATFDAHENADFKIAELTESKYVMFPFVSVQREFGYSDVTSRNSEEGYVNELFIHSELKLDHMDTVRKFYNLKF
- a CDS encoding glycosyltransferase family 25 protein; this encodes MYEELVIPVYLINLPERKDRLKHSMTQFKDKSEFYITIIEACKHERGNYGLWMSIVKAVKMAKDNDDDVMILCEDDHKFTSDYTKEILFRNIIESNEEGAKILLGGVSNFNQAIPLSTNRCWVDFFQYTQFTIIFKSFFDEILSEPFGAEDAADLKFSHMTSHKMIFYPFISVHKDFGYSDIPVPGLDTARYSLLFENSMKKLDKIYQIKEKLKACTIQGDE